Proteins co-encoded in one Heptranchias perlo isolate sHepPer1 chromosome 9, sHepPer1.hap1, whole genome shotgun sequence genomic window:
- the LOC137325269 gene encoding riboflavin-binding protein-like, producing MIKFLGVSIATLLLAVNCYGDNCLSGINHKASPSPEPGMKECKQYSQSSCCFANYTEQLAVSPISKVHNTYWDRCGQLSSRCEQYMKRTDCFYHCSSHAFNWINPNNSYSILAVPICRSYCDDWFAACRDDLTCTRNWIADWEWDDNGNRCRNECIPYHQMYIDGKDLCNNMWGMSFNVSSSPCHCLMMDDDDNHVIQHLLAHNKGTPTPVEAIDRDVKKDAFCQRRHKKLH from the exons ATGATTAAGTTTCTGGGTGTTTCTATTGCAACATTGTTACTGGCAGTTAATTGCTATGGAGACAACTGTCTATCAGGAATAAATCACAAGGCATCACCTAGTCCTGAGCCAGGCATGAAGGAATGCAAACAGTACTCCCAAT CTTCCTGCTGTTTTGCCAACTACACTGAACAGCTGGCTGTGTCCCCAATCTCTAAGGTACATAATACATACTGGGACCGATGTGGCCAACTTAGCTCAAG ATGTGAGCAGTACATGAAAAGAACAGATTGCTTCTACCATTGTTCATCCCATGCCTTCAACTGGATCAATCCCAATAACTCATATTCGATTCTTGCCGTCCCAATCTGTCGGAGCTATTGTGATGACTG GTTTGCAGCTTGTAGAGATGACCTGACCTGTACTAGAAACTGGATTGCTGATTGGGAATGGGATGATAATGGAAATAGATGCAGAAATGAATGTATTCCATACCATCAG ATGTATATAGATGGAAAGGACCTCTGTAATAACATGTGGGGTATGTCATTCAACGTGTCCTCATCCCCTTGCCACTGTCTGATGATGGACGATGATGATAATCATGTGATTCAACATCTGCTGGCCCACAACAAAGGAACACCGACCCCAGTGGAAGCTATTGACAGAGATGTCAAGAAAGACGCGTTCTGTCAGCGGAGGCATAAAAAATTGCATTAA